A region from the uncultured Draconibacterium sp. genome encodes:
- a CDS encoding TonB-dependent receptor plug domain-containing protein — translation MKNLNFNHFIIIVLLGLLPVLSKSQERTIKGLVTTFDNIPLINVEVKVLSSKQITLTDTLGRFEVPCAENDKLKVSAKGFVSRKVKIDEKAKLALVNLSFKSGIKNVEIAAGYGHISDRDKLFAVSSLQNKQDNFSDYSNMYDLIRGMSAGIEVVGKEITIRGEHSINSSSVLIVVDGVVRDSDELDRLMPYDVKSIDILKDGAAAIYGSRGAAGVILITTKKGGD, via the coding sequence ATGAAAAACCTAAATTTTAACCATTTTATTATAATTGTACTTCTGGGTTTGTTGCCTGTGCTTTCAAAATCGCAGGAGAGAACAATTAAAGGCCTGGTAACTACTTTCGATAATATCCCACTAATAAATGTCGAGGTAAAAGTTTTAAGTTCGAAACAAATTACTCTGACTGATACTCTTGGTCGTTTTGAAGTTCCCTGCGCTGAAAATGATAAGCTAAAAGTAAGTGCCAAAGGTTTTGTTTCCAGAAAAGTTAAGATTGATGAGAAAGCCAAATTGGCTTTGGTTAATTTGAGTTTTAAATCGGGTATTAAAAATGTAGAAATTGCCGCCGGCTATGGGCACATAAGCGATAGAGACAAACTTTTTGCTGTGTCATCGCTGCAAAACAAACAAGATAATTTTTCCGATTACTCGAATATGTATGACCTAATTCGAGGCATGTCAGCTGGTATTGAAGTAGTAGGCAAAGAAATTACAATACGTGGCGAACATTCAATTAACAGTTCAAGTGTTCTTATTGTAGTTGATGGAGTTGTGAGAGATTCAGATGAACTCGACAGGTTAATGCCATATGATGTTAAAAGTATTGATATATTAAAAGATGGTGCTGCTGCAATTTATGGTAGCAGAGGGGCAGCTGGTGTTATACTTATTACCACTAAAAAAGGAGGAGATTAA
- the pyrI gene encoding aspartate carbamoyltransferase regulatory subunit yields MEMKDNMKKKLKLKVSAIKDGTVIDHIPAKNLFKVISILGLDKIENQITFGTNLDSAKLGAKAIIKVSDKFFEDNEINKIALIAPHAKLNIIKDYEVAEKKIVEIPERIKGIAKCFNPKCITNHEVITTCFKVIKTDPIALKCRYCEKITAEDQIKML; encoded by the coding sequence ATGGAAATGAAAGACAACATGAAAAAGAAACTAAAATTAAAAGTTAGTGCCATTAAAGACGGTACAGTAATCGACCATATTCCTGCAAAAAATTTATTTAAGGTTATATCAATTTTAGGATTGGATAAAATTGAGAACCAAATTACTTTCGGGACCAACCTGGATAGTGCCAAATTAGGAGCAAAAGCAATTATTAAAGTTTCCGACAAATTTTTTGAAGATAATGAGATAAATAAAATAGCATTGATCGCGCCACACGCCAAGTTAAACATTATTAAAGATTACGAAGTGGCCGAAAAGAAAATTGTGGAAATTCCGGAACGAATTAAAGGTATTGCCAAATGTTTTAATCCCAAATGCATTACCAACCACGAAGTAATAACAACGTGTTTTAAGGTTATTAAAACCGACCCAATTGCCCTAAAATGCAGGTACTGCGAAAAAATTACTGCCGAAGATCAGATTAAGATGTTGTAA
- a CDS encoding glycoside hydrolase family 3 N-terminal domain-containing protein gives MKQRLLPIALLLSVLIIGSGMKKKEDSIYKQGWIDFNKNGVKDIFEDPEQKVEDRVNNLISLMNVEEKTCQLTTLYGFSRVLEDELPNEKWKNRVWKDGIGNIDEHLNTIQGRPSTHTEHAYPFSNHAEAINIMQKWFIEENRMGILVDFTNEGVHGLCHKKATPLPAPIGIGSTWNKELVREAGEMVGREAKALGYTNIYAPILDVATDQRWGRVLECYGEEPFHIAEMGKQMVEGIQSQGVASTIKHFAVYSVPKGARDGDARTDPHVAPREMHQLYLYPFRRVIQEAKPMGVMSSYNDYDGVPVSSSYYFLTELLRQQYGFTGYVVSDSEAVEYVSDKHRVAPDYKDAVRQVIEAGLNVRTTFRTPESFIEPLRELIAEGKLSMKTVDARVADVLRVKFELGLFDNPYVEDTEAANSLVHTDADAAFSKKINQQSLVLLKNENKLLPLDIEKVDKILVTGPLADETSFTYSRYGPAENPSTSVFAGIKKYAGNKAQVDYVQGCDIIDPNWPGSEIMYTPLSEEEQAGIAAAVEKAKQSDVIIAVVGEDEKRVGESLSRTGLGLPGRQSELVRALYATGKPVVLVLINGQPLTINWEDKYLPAILEAWFPGTECGNVIAETLFGDSNPGGKLSITFPKTVGQIPLSFPFKPGSHAGQPGVGPNGYGNTRVVGPLYPFGYGLSYTTFEYSNLQLSTKALQSQADVEVSFDVKNTGEVEGDEIVQLYLKDEVSSVTTYESVLRGFERVSLKPGETKTVTFTLHPDDLKILDINMNWTVEPGKFQVLVGASSEDIRLKDEFKILRTNVTE, from the coding sequence ATGAAGCAGAGACTATTACCTATCGCCTTGCTGTTATCGGTTTTGATAATTGGCTCGGGGATGAAAAAGAAAGAGGATTCGATTTACAAACAGGGCTGGATTGACTTTAATAAAAACGGGGTGAAAGATATTTTTGAAGACCCTGAACAAAAAGTGGAAGACCGGGTAAATAACCTGATTTCACTGATGAATGTGGAAGAAAAAACCTGTCAGCTAACTACGCTTTATGGTTTTTCGAGGGTGTTGGAAGACGAGTTACCCAACGAAAAATGGAAAAACCGCGTTTGGAAAGATGGTATTGGTAATATCGACGAACACCTGAACACCATTCAGGGAAGGCCTTCTACACATACCGAACATGCTTACCCTTTTAGCAACCACGCCGAGGCCATTAACATTATGCAAAAGTGGTTTATTGAAGAAAACCGCATGGGAATTTTGGTCGATTTTACCAACGAAGGAGTGCATGGTTTGTGTCATAAAAAGGCGACTCCGCTACCCGCACCAATTGGTATCGGTTCAACCTGGAACAAAGAACTGGTTCGAGAGGCCGGAGAGATGGTGGGCCGCGAAGCAAAAGCCTTGGGCTACACCAATATTTATGCGCCAATTTTAGATGTAGCTACCGACCAACGTTGGGGCCGCGTATTGGAATGTTATGGCGAAGAACCCTTTCATATTGCTGAAATGGGCAAACAAATGGTGGAAGGAATTCAGTCGCAGGGCGTGGCATCAACCATAAAACACTTTGCGGTTTACAGTGTGCCAAAAGGCGCCCGCGATGGCGATGCCCGTACCGATCCACACGTGGCACCGCGCGAAATGCACCAGCTTTACCTGTATCCTTTCCGCAGGGTAATTCAGGAAGCCAAACCAATGGGGGTAATGAGTAGCTACAACGATTACGACGGCGTTCCGGTTTCATCGAGCTACTATTTTTTGACTGAATTACTACGTCAACAATATGGCTTTACCGGTTATGTGGTTTCCGATAGCGAGGCCGTTGAATATGTTTCGGACAAGCACCGCGTAGCTCCCGACTATAAAGATGCCGTTCGTCAGGTAATTGAGGCCGGATTAAATGTGCGTACCACTTTCCGCACGCCTGAATCATTTATCGAGCCTTTACGCGAATTAATCGCCGAAGGAAAATTGTCGATGAAAACGGTTGATGCCCGAGTTGCCGACGTGTTGCGCGTAAAATTTGAATTGGGATTGTTTGATAACCCGTATGTTGAAGATACTGAAGCCGCCAACTCTTTGGTACACACGGATGCAGATGCTGCTTTCTCGAAAAAAATTAACCAGCAATCGCTAGTCCTGTTAAAAAACGAAAATAAATTATTGCCTCTTGATATTGAAAAAGTAGATAAGATTCTGGTAACAGGGCCATTGGCCGACGAAACCAGCTTTACCTACAGCCGTTATGGTCCTGCCGAAAATCCATCGACATCGGTATTTGCAGGAATAAAAAAATATGCAGGCAACAAGGCTCAGGTTGACTATGTGCAAGGTTGCGATATTATCGACCCCAATTGGCCGGGAAGTGAAATTATGTATACGCCACTTTCGGAAGAAGAGCAGGCCGGAATTGCTGCTGCCGTTGAAAAAGCCAAACAGTCGGATGTGATTATTGCTGTAGTAGGCGAAGATGAAAAACGTGTAGGCGAATCTTTATCGCGCACTGGTCTGGGTTTACCCGGTCGTCAGTCGGAATTGGTTCGCGCCTTGTATGCCACCGGAAAACCGGTAGTGCTGGTTTTAATTAACGGACAACCGCTAACCATTAACTGGGAAGACAAATATCTTCCGGCAATTTTAGAAGCCTGGTTCCCGGGAACTGAATGTGGAAATGTAATTGCCGAAACACTGTTTGGCGATTCTAACCCAGGCGGAAAACTTTCCATTACTTTTCCAAAAACGGTTGGGCAGATTCCGTTGAGTTTCCCATTTAAACCGGGTTCACATGCCGGACAACCGGGTGTTGGCCCCAACGGTTATGGAAACACGCGTGTGGTTGGACCATTGTATCCTTTTGGTTATGGCTTAAGCTACACCACTTTCGAGTATAGCAACTTGCAGTTAAGTACCAAAGCGCTTCAATCGCAGGCTGATGTTGAGGTCAGTTTTGATGTTAAAAACACAGGCGAAGTAGAAGGCGATGAAATCGTTCAGCTTTACCTGAAAGATGAGGTGAGCAGCGTAACAACCTACGAATCGGTATTACGTGGTTTCGAACGTGTTTCGCTGAAACCGGGAGAAACAAAAACGGTTACGTTTACCCTGCATCCTGACGATCTGAAAATACTGGATATTAATATGAACTGGACGGTTGAACCGGGAAAATTCCAGGTTTTGGTAGGTGCTTCATCGGAAGATATCAGGTTAAAAGACGAATTTAAAATACTTCGAACTAACGTTACTGAATAA
- a CDS encoding type II toxin-antitoxin system ParD family antitoxin has protein sequence MKNTSISLGNYFDQFVQTQVSAGRYKNVSEVIRAGLRLLENEESKAIALRNAIQEGIDSGIAHDFDPQKNLEQLKAKRKRNG, from the coding sequence ATGAAAAATACTTCAATATCACTAGGCAATTATTTTGACCAATTTGTACAGACGCAGGTTTCTGCTGGACGATATAAAAATGTTAGCGAAGTTATTCGTGCAGGTCTTAGGCTTTTAGAAAATGAGGAAAGTAAAGCTATTGCCCTAAGAAATGCTATTCAGGAAGGAATTGATAGTGGAATTGCACACGATTTTGACCCCCAAAAGAATCTTGAGCAATTGAAAGCCAAAAGGAAAAGGAATGGCTAA
- a CDS encoding phage integrase SAM-like domain-containing protein, whose product MSKIQNEIQDHYNLLKSSGEDFDVITIKNRIRNIDDCEGILKVFDYYLKNMHQKLGKGYSKETYKHYKSSRKRLDEFVKKFTKRKDYPLEKVDYKFLEAFDVFLKKEYKVHQNTAWNYHKHTRRVLNLAVSMDLIKKNPYSKYKVPLAETNRVKINIKTDTISSSRRIRDTIDFALTAT is encoded by the coding sequence TTGAGTAAGATTCAAAATGAGATTCAGGATCATTACAATTTACTAAAATCTTCAGGAGAAGATTTCGATGTAATTACCATTAAAAATAGGATACGAAACATCGATGACTGCGAAGGTATTCTAAAAGTATTTGACTACTACTTGAAGAATATGCACCAGAAACTTGGTAAAGGATACTCAAAAGAAACTTATAAGCATTACAAATCATCCAGAAAAAGGCTGGATGAATTCGTTAAGAAATTTACCAAGAGAAAGGATTATCCTCTAGAGAAAGTTGATTACAAATTTCTTGAAGCCTTTGATGTTTTCCTAAAGAAAGAGTACAAGGTCCATCAGAACACAGCCTGGAACTATCATAAACATACAAGGCGTGTTCTTAATTTAGCTGTTTCTATGGATTTGATTAAGAAAAATCCTTACTCCAAATACAAAGTTCCTCTTGCCGAAACAAATAGAGTCAAGATTAACATAAAGACAGATACCATATCGAGCAGTAGACGAATACGGGATACAATAGATTTTGCCCTGACCGCGACTTAA
- a CDS encoding heparinase II/III family protein, with protein MIHTVRTIFLLSAILFLAGNSLAQQNLMCSPHNHPRIYGNKSIQNDFAKNAEQLEWKKAIIQQKKENIDNYVELCSNEPDWLLSRLQMNWLTKHDKVFLKGGDFSHSEGEAPVPTVRFSGTRDWATNYSFPALEDIQPYFDDERGMYLKNRKTGEMEWVHPSKVGHGIEGINRKIMALAEDAAFLYWLTGDKKYAEFAAPVYDTYIQGMFYREAPVDLNNSNQQRISGLATFEVIHEQIVVSLTLIYDFMFDYLKANGHDMTMSAAVFQKWGDQIIKNGVPDNNWNFFQARFLTYIALALDDNNYYENGKGQQYYLDHTFTTSTDRQIALKEAVGNYDYKTAMWPECASYSMHVTETLLKILTLLDNATNADEFRNFPVVEKATLSSFQYLFPDGDIVAFGDSRHQSLPSESFEYLIANYRKYNKYDKEKKITALYKSLSEDELKHRGKGLFELFFYVDNLVETEEKTKEELISSLTSPTFYAPNVSWFMQRMGSDDNATVVSTFGAMGNHAHANGVAIEMYADNQVIAPDMSKGPSYWHEDHRNYYSRYPAHNTVVVDGISDSEAMRVRHPFTMEFHFPESGDKDNIFKQVTFSDVSFVEPATLAKQNRLTALINGKSGKPYVLDIFRSERPGAETQKHEYFYHNLGQSLKLFDENTAPLSLNVSNHLNTEGNIKAYNYFTDETSVSNSANLTAEFKLESAKNPIKNMKLWIKGDQNRTYFSVNGPQSHALNNATVSAEIREAKVPALVIRKDGEAWIKPFVVVYNPYVDGGEKVVAKVAYPEIAENNAAQFINVTHSNGVTVDSIVATTSENDVVNLDNFYQKGLLSIKRVSENNTPDFIFTSGITRYAAAGWEICTFGEPVTTSIESCDKGFQIQNDKPVLIGMPKNLNPDYVEIYENGKLVERRKGNLNRNNPTRIDFKFEKPFAKAVIVLKK; from the coding sequence ATGATACATACAGTTAGAACAATATTCCTGTTGAGCGCAATACTATTTCTTGCAGGGAATAGTTTGGCGCAACAAAATTTAATGTGCTCACCACACAACCACCCTCGTATTTATGGGAACAAATCCATTCAAAATGATTTTGCAAAAAATGCCGAACAGCTTGAATGGAAAAAAGCCATCATTCAACAGAAAAAAGAAAACATTGACAATTATGTTGAATTATGCAGCAATGAACCCGACTGGTTGCTTTCGCGCCTGCAAATGAACTGGCTTACAAAACACGACAAAGTGTTTTTGAAAGGTGGCGATTTTTCTCATTCCGAAGGCGAAGCTCCTGTTCCAACCGTTCGTTTTTCAGGAACCCGAGACTGGGCCACAAATTACAGTTTTCCTGCCTTGGAAGATATTCAGCCTTATTTCGACGATGAAAGGGGAATGTATTTGAAGAATAGAAAAACCGGAGAAATGGAATGGGTGCATCCGTCGAAAGTGGGGCACGGAATTGAGGGTATAAACCGAAAAATTATGGCTTTGGCTGAAGATGCCGCTTTTTTATACTGGCTAACAGGCGATAAAAAATATGCCGAATTTGCCGCTCCGGTTTACGATACTTACATACAAGGCATGTTTTACCGCGAGGCTCCGGTAGACCTAAATAACTCGAACCAGCAACGCATTTCAGGACTGGCAACTTTTGAAGTTATTCACGAGCAAATTGTGGTTTCGCTTACCCTGATTTACGATTTTATGTTTGATTACCTTAAAGCCAATGGGCACGATATGACCATGTCTGCAGCCGTTTTTCAGAAGTGGGGCGACCAGATTATTAAAAACGGAGTGCCCGATAACAATTGGAACTTCTTTCAGGCGCGTTTTCTAACTTACATTGCTTTAGCACTTGATGATAATAACTATTACGAAAACGGTAAAGGCCAGCAATATTACCTCGATCATACTTTTACTACCTCTACAGATCGTCAGATTGCATTAAAAGAAGCCGTTGGTAATTACGATTACAAAACAGCTATGTGGCCCGAGTGTGCTTCTTACTCCATGCACGTAACCGAAACCTTACTGAAAATCCTCACCTTGCTTGATAATGCTACCAATGCGGATGAGTTTAGGAATTTTCCGGTAGTTGAAAAAGCAACGCTGTCTTCGTTTCAATACCTTTTCCCCGATGGTGATATTGTTGCATTTGGAGATTCTCGTCACCAGTCTCTTCCGTCAGAAAGTTTTGAATACCTGATTGCCAACTACCGGAAATACAACAAATACGACAAGGAAAAAAAGATTACAGCCTTGTATAAAAGCCTCTCGGAAGATGAGCTGAAGCATAGAGGAAAAGGTTTATTCGAATTGTTTTTCTACGTTGACAATTTGGTGGAAACAGAAGAAAAAACAAAAGAAGAATTAATTTCAAGTCTAACTTCGCCAACATTTTACGCCCCCAATGTTAGTTGGTTTATGCAACGAATGGGAAGTGATGACAATGCCACGGTAGTTTCAACTTTTGGCGCCATGGGTAACCATGCACATGCCAACGGTGTGGCTATTGAAATGTATGCCGATAACCAGGTAATTGCGCCCGATATGAGCAAGGGCCCAAGCTATTGGCACGAAGACCACCGTAATTATTACTCACGCTATCCGGCTCACAACACCGTAGTTGTCGATGGTATTTCCGACAGCGAAGCCATGCGCGTTCGTCATCCGTTTACCATGGAATTTCATTTCCCTGAATCGGGAGATAAAGACAATATTTTTAAGCAGGTAACTTTTTCTGATGTGTCGTTTGTTGAGCCGGCAACTTTGGCTAAGCAGAACCGTCTTACAGCTTTAATCAATGGTAAATCAGGAAAACCTTATGTGCTCGATATTTTCCGTTCGGAAAGACCCGGAGCTGAAACGCAAAAGCACGAATATTTCTATCACAACCTTGGGCAGTCGCTTAAGCTGTTCGATGAAAATACGGCACCTCTTTCTTTAAACGTTTCAAACCACCTGAATACCGAAGGCAACATAAAAGCATACAACTATTTTACCGATGAAACATCTGTTTCTAATTCAGCAAATTTAACGGCTGAGTTTAAACTGGAAAGCGCAAAAAATCCAATAAAGAATATGAAACTTTGGATTAAAGGCGACCAGAACAGAACCTATTTTTCGGTAAATGGGCCACAATCGCATGCATTAAATAATGCTACTGTTTCTGCCGAAATACGCGAAGCAAAAGTACCTGCTTTGGTTATTCGAAAGGATGGAGAAGCATGGATTAAGCCTTTTGTGGTGGTTTATAATCCTTACGTTGATGGAGGAGAAAAAGTAGTTGCCAAGGTAGCTTATCCTGAAATTGCAGAAAATAATGCTGCACAGTTTATAAATGTTACCCACAGCAACGGAGTTACAGTAGATTCGATTGTTGCAACTACTTCTGAAAACGATGTGGTGAACCTGGATAATTTTTATCAGAAAGGTTTATTAAGTATTAAACGTGTGTCTGAAAACAACACCCCCGACTTTATTTTTACTTCCGGAATTACGCGTTATGCAGCTGCTGGATGGGAAATTTGCACGTTTGGCGAGCCGGTAACCACTTCAATCGAAAGCTGCGATAAAGGTTTTCAAATTCAAAATGATAAACCGGTATTAATTGGGATGCCTAAAAATTTGAATCCCGATTACGTTGAAATTTACGAAAACGGAAAACTTGTGGAAAGACGCAAAGGGAATTTGAACCGCAATAATCCAACCCGAATTGATTTCAAATTTGAAAAACCATTTGCAAAGGCAGTTATTGTGCTGAAAAAATAG
- the pyrB gene encoding aspartate carbamoyltransferase, with product MKKDLISITDFSKEEYLRIMELAADFEENPNQDLLKGKVVASLFFEPSTRTRLSFETAINRLGGRIVGFADPDSSSATKGETLHDTIKMVSNYADIIVMRHPLEGAARYAAEVSSVPVINAGDGANQHPTQTLLDLYSILKTQGTLDNLNLFMVGDLKFGRTVHSLLQAMSVFENPIFNFISPESLQMPRAYKHHLEERGIRYFEHEEFTDIISAADIIYMTRVQKERFSDPIEYERLKISIF from the coding sequence ATGAAAAAAGATTTGATTTCAATTACAGATTTCTCGAAAGAAGAATATCTGAGAATTATGGAGCTGGCGGCGGATTTCGAAGAAAATCCGAACCAGGATCTCTTAAAAGGGAAAGTTGTTGCATCCCTTTTTTTTGAACCATCAACAAGAACACGACTAAGTTTCGAAACAGCCATCAATCGTTTGGGGGGACGTATTGTTGGGTTTGCTGATCCGGATAGTTCAAGTGCAACAAAAGGCGAAACATTGCACGATACCATTAAAATGGTGAGCAACTATGCCGACATTATTGTGATGCGTCACCCACTTGAAGGTGCTGCTCGTTATGCTGCAGAGGTATCAAGCGTTCCGGTAATAAACGCCGGAGACGGTGCCAATCAGCATCCAACCCAAACCCTGCTCGATTTATATTCGATATTAAAAACCCAGGGTACTTTAGACAATCTTAACCTTTTTATGGTTGGCGACCTTAAGTTCGGACGTACCGTACATTCGCTGCTGCAAGCGATGTCGGTATTCGAAAATCCGATATTCAATTTTATCTCGCCCGAGAGTTTGCAAATGCCACGAGCATACAAACACCATCTTGAAGAAAGAGGAATTCGTTATTTTGAACACGAAGAATTTACCGATATCATTTCAGCAGCAGATATTATTTATATGACACGGGTTCAGAAAGAACGCTTTTCAGATCCTATTGAGTATGAAAGGTTAAAGATATCTATATTCTGA
- a CDS encoding YigZ family protein, giving the protein MEDIYKTIEKESTGYFKDKGSKFYAYAFPLTNEDAVKDIITALKKEHHSARHHCYAWRLGTETIRTRANDDGEPSSTAGKPILGQLQSHEITNILVVVVRYFGGTLLGVSGLINAYRNATIEALNNAEIITKLIEIAFELKFEYSMLNTVMNKLKTENFDIETTDFQESCRLVFKARKSEGNKAFDIFNELYGVKITRLN; this is encoded by the coding sequence ATGGAGGATATTTATAAAACAATTGAGAAAGAAAGCACCGGCTACTTTAAAGATAAAGGCAGCAAATTTTACGCCTACGCCTTTCCGTTAACAAACGAAGATGCAGTTAAGGATATTATTACAGCCTTAAAAAAAGAACACCATAGTGCGCGCCACCATTGCTACGCATGGCGACTGGGAACTGAGACTATCAGAACCAGGGCTAACGACGATGGAGAACCTTCATCAACGGCCGGAAAACCAATTCTAGGGCAATTGCAAAGCCACGAAATAACCAATATACTGGTAGTGGTTGTGCGCTATTTTGGAGGTACCTTGCTGGGTGTTAGCGGACTTATAAATGCCTACCGTAATGCCACAATTGAAGCACTCAACAATGCCGAAATTATAACTAAACTAATAGAAATTGCATTTGAACTGAAGTTTGAATACTCTATGCTAAATACGGTAATGAACAAACTAAAAACTGAAAATTTTGACATCGAGACAACTGATTTTCAGGAAAGCTGCCGTTTGGTTTTTAAAGCACGCAAATCAGAAGGCAACAAAGCTTTCGACATTTTTAACGAACTTTATGGCGTTAAAATCACAAGGTTAAATTAA
- a CDS encoding sulfatase: MNNLFVLTFLILIITSCQVKNTSTQEPQRPNIIFIMSDDHAYQAISAYDDKLTQTPNIDRIANEGMMFTNACVTNSICAPSRAVILTGKHSHLNGKTDNYFPFDTTQVTFPQLLQDAGYQTAMFGKLHFGNSPKGFDQFKILPGQGAYYNPDFITKNEGTVRVEGYTTDIITEMTLDWLDKERNKEKPFMLFYLHKAPHREWLPAERHYKEFTKKTFPEPETLFDNYEGRGTAAKTAEMNLLDHMNWAGDSKITPELMDELGIPETCDWDKSAFAREVGRQNPEQRAKWDAVYGPINEWFKENYKKMSKKELMQWRYQRYMQDYLGTIAAVDEGVGNVLDYLDEQGLTENTIVVYTSDQGFYLGEHGWFDKCFIYDQSFKTPLLVRWPNVITPNTTNTQMVQNLDFAQTFLEAAGVNAPDDMQGESLVPLFKGETENFRDAAYYHYYEYPSVHMVKRHYGIVTEDYKLVHFYYDVDEWELYDRKKDVNEMTNVYNDPAYKEVVEELTIKLNDLRVKYKDSPELDSLYLHNFLNRETPSH; this comes from the coding sequence ATGAATAATTTATTTGTTTTAACATTTCTAATTTTGATCATCACCTCGTGTCAGGTTAAAAATACTTCAACGCAAGAACCCCAACGTCCAAACATCATCTTTATAATGTCCGACGACCATGCCTACCAGGCAATCAGTGCTTACGACGATAAGCTAACACAAACCCCAAATATCGACCGGATTGCCAATGAGGGGATGATGTTTACCAACGCCTGTGTTACCAACTCCATTTGTGCGCCATCGCGTGCCGTTATTTTAACAGGCAAACACAGTCATTTAAACGGTAAAACCGACAACTACTTTCCCTTTGATACAACTCAGGTAACTTTTCCGCAATTGTTGCAGGATGCCGGTTACCAAACGGCTATGTTTGGTAAACTCCATTTTGGAAACAGCCCTAAAGGCTTCGACCAGTTTAAAATTCTGCCAGGGCAGGGTGCTTATTACAATCCCGATTTTATCACCAAAAATGAAGGAACCGTGCGAGTTGAGGGGTATACAACCGACATTATTACCGAGATGACTCTTGATTGGTTGGATAAAGAACGAAACAAGGAAAAACCATTTATGTTGTTTTACCTGCATAAAGCACCGCATCGCGAGTGGTTGCCTGCCGAAAGACACTATAAAGAATTTACCAAAAAGACTTTTCCGGAGCCCGAGACCTTGTTTGATAACTACGAGGGGAGGGGAACTGCTGCTAAAACTGCGGAAATGAATCTGCTCGATCACATGAACTGGGCAGGCGACTCAAAAATTACCCCCGAACTGATGGATGAACTTGGCATACCCGAAACCTGCGACTGGGACAAATCGGCTTTTGCCCGCGAGGTAGGCCGCCAGAATCCGGAGCAACGCGCAAAATGGGATGCCGTTTACGGGCCAATTAACGAGTGGTTTAAAGAGAACTACAAAAAAATGTCGAAAAAGGAACTGATGCAATGGCGCTACCAGCGATACATGCAAGACTATTTGGGAACCATTGCTGCAGTAGACGAAGGTGTTGGCAATGTTCTCGATTATTTAGACGAACAAGGCCTGACCGAAAATACCATTGTCGTATATACTTCCGATCAGGGATTTTATTTGGGTGAGCACGGTTGGTTCGATAAATGTTTTATTTACGACCAATCGTTTAAAACGCCTTTGCTGGTGCGCTGGCCAAACGTAATTACTCCCAATACTACCAACACCCAAATGGTTCAAAACCTCGATTTTGCCCAAACTTTCCTGGAAGCAGCCGGAGTAAATGCACCAGACGATATGCAAGGTGAAAGTTTAGTGCCACTATTTAAAGGCGAAACCGAAAATTTCCGCGATGCAGCTTATTATCATTATTACGAATACCCATCAGTACATATGGTAAAACGCCATTATGGTATTGTTACCGAAGACTACAAACTGGTGCATTTTTATTACGATGTGGACGAGTGGGAATTATACGACCGCAAAAAAGATGTCAACGAAATGACCAATGTGTACAACGATCCGGCCTACAAAGAAGTTGTGGAGGAGTTAACCATTAAGTTGAATGATTTACGTGTGAAATATAAAGACTCTCCGGAACTGGATAGCCTATATTTACACAACTTCCTGAATCGCGAAACACCAAGTCATTAA
- a CDS encoding type II toxin-antitoxin system RelE/ParE family toxin, whose product MAKYKLTNKAVEDLNEIWDYTFDTWSEYQADKYYEMLISSCQDIANNPELGKNYVGITSELFGLKVNRHIIFYRKSSDNPIEITRILHEQMDLKSRITE is encoded by the coding sequence ATGGCTAAATACAAATTGACCAATAAAGCTGTTGAAGACTTAAATGAAATTTGGGATTACACATTTGATACCTGGTCCGAATACCAAGCTGACAAATACTATGAAATGTTAATTAGCAGCTGCCAAGACATTGCCAATAATCCCGAACTCGGTAAAAACTATGTTGGAATAACTTCAGAATTGTTTGGGTTAAAAGTAAACCGACACATTATTTTTTATCGCAAATCAAGTGATAACCCGATTGAGATAACAAGAATTCTGCACGAACAAATGGACTTAAAGAGTAGAATAACAGAATAA